In a single window of the Populus alba chromosome 16, ASM523922v2, whole genome shotgun sequence genome:
- the LOC118056149 gene encoding receptor like protein 27-like isoform X1 has translation MRMLLLFLLSLFHLRAAYSSPSMQPLCHDDESHALLQLKESLVIMESASYDPSAYPKVASWKLVDGESGDCCSWDGVECDGDSGHVIGLDLSSSCLYGSIDSNSSLFHLVQLRRLNLADNHFNNSEIPYEIRNLSRLFDLDLSLSGFSGVIPSSLGNLTKLSSLDLSDNSFSGKIPSTFVNLLQVSYLSLSFNNFRSGTLDWLGNLTKLNYVALKGTNSYGSIPSCLGNLTHLTELNLNENKLTGQIPSWIGNQTQLISLDLGVNELHGPIPESIFRLPNLEILNLEENLFSGTVEFGLLKSRSLVSFQLSDNNLSVIGNHNDSAAPQKIQILSLGGCNLSDEFPSFLHGQNHLEFVELGENKIEGHIPTWFMNLGTETLWHLDLMGNLLTGFEQSVDILPWNNLRYLGLSFNKLDGALPIPPHSTIIYEVSDNRLNGEIPPAICNLTSLVILQLSNNNLSGKLPQCLGNISNSASVLDLRNNSFSGDIPEAFSSDCALRAIDFSQNQLEGKIPKSLANCTKLEILNIEQNKITDVFPSWLGILPKLRVLILRSNRLHGVIGKPQANFEFQRLQIIDLSGNCFLGKLPLEYFRNWTAMKTIYKEHPLYMQVDASFQLSRYVMTYHFDYSMTMTNKGVVTKYEKIQEFLTAIDLSRNHFEGGIPDALGDLKELYLLNLSNNFLNGGIPPSLSNLKELEALDLSQNKLSGEIPVQLAQLTFLAVFNVSHNLLLGPIPRGNQFETFDNTSFDVNPGLCGNPLSKKCGNGEDSLPAPKEDEGSGYPLEFGWKVVVIGYATGLVIGAILGCAMNTRKYEWLVKNYFVNKGQNLKTSLRRN, from the coding sequence ATGCGGATGCTTTTGCTCTTTTTGCTGTCTTTGTTTCATCTTAGAGCTGCTTATTCTTCTCCTTCCATGCAGCCTCTATGCCATGATGACGAGAGTCATGCCTTGTTGCAGCTCAAGGAAAGCCTTGTCATTATGGAGTCGGCTTCTTATGATCCTTCTGCTTATCCTAAGGTTGCATCATGGAAACTTGTTGATGGAGAAAGTGGTGATTGCTGCTCATGGGATGGTGTTGAATGCGATGGGGACTCTGGTCATGTGATCGGCCTTGACCTCAGTAGCAGCTGCCTTTATGGCTCCATCGACTCCAATAGCAGCCTCTTCCACCTTGTTCAGCTCAGAAGGCTGAATCTTGCTGACAACCACTTCAACAACTCTGAAATTCCTTATGAGATTCGAAATCTCTCAAGGCTGTTTGATCTAGATCTCTCACTGTCTGGCTTTTCTGGGGTGATACCCTCTTCACTTGGTAATCTTACAAAACTGAGCTCTCTAGACCTTTCTGATAACAGTTTCTCTGGGAAAATCCCTTCCACATTTGTCAACCTTCTCCAAGTTTCTTATCTGTCGCTTTCTTTCAACAATTTCAGATCTGGTACCTTAGATTGGCTCGGTAATCTAACCAAACTCAATTATGTAGCCTTGAAAGGCACCAATTCATATGGTAGTATTCCGTCCTGTCTTGGAAACTTGACTCATCTCACAGAGTTAAAccttaatgaaaataaattaactggTCAAATTCCATCTTGGATAGGAAACCAAACCCAATTAATCTCACTGGACCTTGGTGTCAACGAACTGCACGGTCCGATTCCTGAGTCTATTTTTAGGCTTCCCAATCTTGAAATCCTTAACCTAGAAGAAAATTTATTCAGTGGCACTGTAGAATTTGGCCTTCTTAAGTCAAGAAGCCTTGTTTCCTTCCAATTATCTGACAATAATTTGTCTGTGATTGGTAACCACAATGATAGTGCTGCTCcgcaaaaaattcaaattttaagtttgGGTGGATGCAATTTATCAGACGAGTTTCCAAGTTTCTTACATGGTCAAAATCACTTGGAGTTTGTAGAACTCGGTGAAAACAAAATTGAGGGACACATACCAACATGGTTTATGAACTTGGGCACCGAAACTCTTTGGCATTTAGATCTGATGGGCAACCTTCTAACAGGTTTTGAGCAATCCGTTGATATTCTTCCATGGAATAATCTACGATATCTGGGACTTTCTTTCAACAAGCTTGATGGAGCCCTTCCAATCCCACCACATTCCACCATTATTTATGAAGTCTCAGACAACCGTTTAAATGGAGAAATTCCACCAGCAATCTGCAATCTGACATCTCTTGTTATCCTCCAATTGTCTAACAACAATTTGAGTGGCAAGCTTCCGCAATGTTTAGGAAACATAAGTAACTCTGCTTCAGTACTCGATCTACGCAACAACAGCTTCAGCGGTGACATTCCTGAAGCTTTCTCAAGTGACTGCGCATTGAGGGCAATCGATTTCAGTCAAAACCAATTGGAAGGGAAGATACCAAAATCGTTAGCCAATTGTACCAAGCTAGAGATTCTCAATATTGAACAAAACAAGATAACTGATGTCTTCCCTTCATGGTTGGGTATTTTGCCGAAGTTGAGGGTTCTGATTTTGAGATCCAATAGGCTCCATGGCGTGATTGGGAAACCTCAAGCTAACTTTGAATTCCAGAGGTTGCAGATTATTGATCTATctggtaattgttttttgggTAAGTTGCCACTTGAATACTTTCGAAATTGGACTGCCATGAAAACTATCTATAAAGAACACCCGTTGTACATGCAAGTAGACGCAAGTTTTCAATTATCAAGGTATGTAATGACATATCATTTTGACTACTCAATGACAATGACCAATAAAGGTGTGGTGACAAAATATGAGAAGATCCAAGAATTTCTCACAGCTATTGATCTTTCAAGAAATCATTTTGAAGGAGGAATTCCAGATGCCCTTGGAGATCTCAAAGAACTGTATTTGCTCAATCTCTCGAACAACTTTCTCAATGGTGGCATCCCTCCATCCTTGTCCAACTTGAAAGAGCTTGAAGCTTTGGACCTTTCTCAGAACAAACTCTCGGGAGAGATTCCTGTCCAACTTGCACAGCTCACCTTCCTCGCGGTCTTTAATGTGTCTCATAATCTTCTATTAGGTCCAATACCAAGAGGAAACCAATTCGAGACATTTGACAACACTTCATTTGATGTGAATCCAGGATTGTGTGGAAACCCTTTATCAAAAAAATGTGGAAATGGCGAGGACTCGCTACCAGCTCCCAAAGAAGATGAAGGCTCGGGATATCCACTTGAATTTGGTTGGAAGGTAGTGGTGATAGGTTATGCAACTGGGTTGGTAATTGGAGCCATTCTTGGATGCGCTATGAACACAAGGAAGTATGAATGGCTGGTGAAGAATTACTTTGTGAACAAAGGTCAAAATTTGAAGACTAGCCTGCGTAGaaattga
- the LOC118056149 gene encoding receptor-like protein 7 isoform X2 produces MRMLLLFLLSLFHLRAAYSSPSMQPLCHDDESHALLQLKESLVIMESASYDPSAYPKVASWKLVDGESGDCCSWDGVECDGDSGHVIGLDLSSSCLYGSIDSNSSLFHLVQLRRLNLADNHFNNSEIPYEIRNLSRLFDLDLSLSGFSGVIPSSLGFEQSVDILPWNNLRYLGLSFNKLDGALPIPPHSTIIYEVSDNRLNGEIPPAICNLTSLVILQLSNNNLSGKLPQCLGNISNSASVLDLRNNSFSGDIPEAFSSDCALRAIDFSQNQLEGKIPKSLANCTKLEILNIEQNKITDVFPSWLGILPKLRVLILRSNRLHGVIGKPQANFEFQRLQIIDLSGNCFLGKLPLEYFRNWTAMKTIYKEHPLYMQVDASFQLSRYVMTYHFDYSMTMTNKGVVTKYEKIQEFLTAIDLSRNHFEGGIPDALGDLKELYLLNLSNNFLNGGIPPSLSNLKELEALDLSQNKLSGEIPVQLAQLTFLAVFNVSHNLLLGPIPRGNQFETFDNTSFDVNPGLCGNPLSKKCGNGEDSLPAPKEDEGSGYPLEFGWKVVVIGYATGLVIGAILGCAMNTRKYEWLVKNYFVNKGQNLKTSLRRN; encoded by the exons ATGCGGATGCTTTTGCTCTTTTTGCTGTCTTTGTTTCATCTTAGAGCTGCTTATTCTTCTCCTTCCATGCAGCCTCTATGCCATGATGACGAGAGTCATGCCTTGTTGCAGCTCAAGGAAAGCCTTGTCATTATGGAGTCGGCTTCTTATGATCCTTCTGCTTATCCTAAGGTTGCATCATGGAAACTTGTTGATGGAGAAAGTGGTGATTGCTGCTCATGGGATGGTGTTGAATGCGATGGGGACTCTGGTCATGTGATCGGCCTTGACCTCAGTAGCAGCTGCCTTTATGGCTCCATCGACTCCAATAGCAGCCTCTTCCACCTTGTTCAGCTCAGAAGGCTGAATCTTGCTGACAACCACTTCAACAACTCTGAAATTCCTTATGAGATTCGAAATCTCTCAAGGCTGTTTGATCTAGATCTCTCACTGTCTGGCTTTTCTGGGGTGATACCCTCTTCACTTG GTTTTGAGCAATCCGTTGATATTCTTCCATGGAATAATCTACGATATCTGGGACTTTCTTTCAACAAGCTTGATGGAGCCCTTCCAATCCCACCACATTCCACCATTATTTATGAAGTCTCAGACAACCGTTTAAATGGAGAAATTCCACCAGCAATCTGCAATCTGACATCTCTTGTTATCCTCCAATTGTCTAACAACAATTTGAGTGGCAAGCTTCCGCAATGTTTAGGAAACATAAGTAACTCTGCTTCAGTACTCGATCTACGCAACAACAGCTTCAGCGGTGACATTCCTGAAGCTTTCTCAAGTGACTGCGCATTGAGGGCAATCGATTTCAGTCAAAACCAATTGGAAGGGAAGATACCAAAATCGTTAGCCAATTGTACCAAGCTAGAGATTCTCAATATTGAACAAAACAAGATAACTGATGTCTTCCCTTCATGGTTGGGTATTTTGCCGAAGTTGAGGGTTCTGATTTTGAGATCCAATAGGCTCCATGGCGTGATTGGGAAACCTCAAGCTAACTTTGAATTCCAGAGGTTGCAGATTATTGATCTATctggtaattgttttttgggTAAGTTGCCACTTGAATACTTTCGAAATTGGACTGCCATGAAAACTATCTATAAAGAACACCCGTTGTACATGCAAGTAGACGCAAGTTTTCAATTATCAAGGTATGTAATGACATATCATTTTGACTACTCAATGACAATGACCAATAAAGGTGTGGTGACAAAATATGAGAAGATCCAAGAATTTCTCACAGCTATTGATCTTTCAAGAAATCATTTTGAAGGAGGAATTCCAGATGCCCTTGGAGATCTCAAAGAACTGTATTTGCTCAATCTCTCGAACAACTTTCTCAATGGTGGCATCCCTCCATCCTTGTCCAACTTGAAAGAGCTTGAAGCTTTGGACCTTTCTCAGAACAAACTCTCGGGAGAGATTCCTGTCCAACTTGCACAGCTCACCTTCCTCGCGGTCTTTAATGTGTCTCATAATCTTCTATTAGGTCCAATACCAAGAGGAAACCAATTCGAGACATTTGACAACACTTCATTTGATGTGAATCCAGGATTGTGTGGAAACCCTTTATCAAAAAAATGTGGAAATGGCGAGGACTCGCTACCAGCTCCCAAAGAAGATGAAGGCTCGGGATATCCACTTGAATTTGGTTGGAAGGTAGTGGTGATAGGTTATGCAACTGGGTTGGTAATTGGAGCCATTCTTGGATGCGCTATGAACACAAGGAAGTATGAATGGCTGGTGAAGAATTACTTTGTGAACAAAGGTCAAAATTTGAAGACTAGCCTGCGTAGaaattga